The Pirellulimonas nuda genome includes a region encoding these proteins:
- a CDS encoding tyrosine-type recombinase/integrase: protein MPRLSVGVPKYRKHRASGQAIVTLAGKDYYLGPHGTKVSKLEYDRVVHEWLAAGRSPSFGAPADRLTMVELIAAYLRFAKPYYGAGNRGEFTNMKRPLRLLRELYGRTSPAEFGPAQFKAIREKLIAEGLARTYINALMKRLCRFFRWAASEGHIPPATPQTLSLIPGLRRGRSGAHESAPVHAADASVVDQTLPHLTSVVSAMVRLQMLTGARPGEVCMLRTTDIDRSTEVWEARLVDHKTAHHDRDRTLYFGPKSQAVLLPFLEGAEEGYVFSPAASVNEMRLRRAAERKTPLSCGNRAGSKYTPKPKRPPKPCYTTQSYGRAIARAAELAGVERWSPNQLRHLVATRVRRDYDLDAAKTLLGHSQVGTTQLYAEKDRRRAIEVAREIG, encoded by the coding sequence ATGCCCCGTCTTAGCGTTGGCGTCCCGAAGTACCGTAAGCACCGCGCCAGTGGTCAGGCCATCGTCACCCTCGCCGGCAAGGACTATTACCTCGGGCCGCACGGCACGAAGGTCAGCAAGCTCGAGTACGACCGCGTGGTCCACGAGTGGCTGGCCGCCGGTCGGTCTCCCTCCTTCGGCGCCCCGGCGGATCGGCTAACCATGGTCGAGCTGATCGCTGCCTACCTCCGGTTCGCCAAGCCGTACTACGGCGCCGGGAACCGCGGCGAGTTCACCAACATGAAGCGGCCGCTGCGGCTGCTCCGCGAATTGTACGGCCGGACCAGCCCGGCCGAGTTCGGGCCGGCCCAGTTCAAGGCGATCCGAGAGAAGCTGATCGCCGAGGGCCTCGCCCGGACCTACATCAACGCGTTGATGAAGCGCCTGTGCCGCTTCTTCCGCTGGGCCGCGTCGGAGGGGCACATCCCGCCCGCCACCCCCCAGACCCTGTCGTTGATCCCGGGGCTTCGCAGGGGCCGCTCCGGCGCCCACGAGAGCGCGCCGGTGCATGCGGCTGACGCCTCGGTAGTCGATCAGACCCTGCCTCACCTCACGAGCGTGGTATCCGCGATGGTCCGCCTCCAGATGCTCACCGGCGCCCGCCCGGGTGAGGTCTGCATGCTCCGCACGACGGACATCGACCGTTCGACCGAGGTCTGGGAGGCTAGGCTTGTTGATCACAAGACCGCCCATCACGACCGCGACCGCACGCTCTACTTCGGCCCGAAGTCCCAGGCGGTCCTTCTTCCCTTCCTCGAGGGAGCCGAAGAAGGGTACGTCTTCTCGCCCGCCGCCTCGGTCAACGAGATGCGGCTTCGCCGCGCCGCGGAACGCAAGACGCCCCTCTCCTGCGGCAACCGCGCCGGTTCGAAGTACACCCCCAAGCCCAAGCGGCCTCCCAAGCCGTGCTACACGACGCAAAGCTACGGGCGTGCGATCGCACGTGCAGCGGAGCTGGCGGGCGTCGAGCGTTGGAGCCCCAACCAGCTGCGACACTTAGTTGCTACGCGCGTGCGCCGGGACTATGACCTGGACGCCGCCAAGACACTGCTGGGACACAGCCAGGTGGGGACGACGCAGCTCTACGCCGAGAAGGACCGTCGGCGGGCGATCGAGGTGGCGCGTGAGATCGGCTAG